GGTGCTAATGTTTAAATAGCTATTCTAGTAGGTGCACATTAACTTCCCCAATTAGCTTTGGAGTTGTGAAAACAACATCTCAAATGTATCCCTAACAACAACTCTATCAATCAGAAGACCATAGCAACCAAAAAGCTTAGGGTAAGAACCAGATGAAGGAACCAGAAAATCCGTAAGTGATCATCTATATAAGTTTGTGCTTTCGGCTCGAACCACGAACAGGTTAACTCTGTTGGTAGCACCTTTTCTGGAAAAGTGGGAGGAATCAGCTGTTCAACATGAGCTTCCTGACTCCCATGTCCAGCTGGATGCAATCCACTAGGCATGACATAAATATTTTACAAAGTATTGCAGCAAACTAGATGAATAACTCAGACTCGATAATAATAAATAAGGTGTCTGGAATAGAATTTGGAAGTCATGTTACGGGTTTTAGGcaacatgtcagatttaaaaaaatctttatgatggatattgttttgtgtttttttagtcggggaggggagggggggttatAATAAACTGCATACCAGCGACCCATCATCTTGACCAAGATGGAGAGCTATTAAGTGTCTGCACTGCTCCAATAACGTCAGAGGTCAATGACTGGGtcatacaaaataaaaataaacatatgGTTGACGGCACTGCACTGACCTGCAAAGTGCATGGGTTATTTGAGAGAATTTTGTGGCATGCATTCTCAGCTGGTGCCTACTCCATCAAGCTTTAATGTAGCCCATTCAGGAATGTGTTCCTTTAACTGTGTAGTCCAATCACAACCAGGTCTCTTTGTGTCTTGGACAATGGTTGCCATCCATTCGTCATGACGACATGTGTTTGGTCACTGTCCAGAGCTGGAATTTCACTGTCTGACGCCATAAATGAATTCCATGTGGCTTTAGCAGAAATGTAGAAATATCCAGTTTGGGGTACTAGCGAATGGGTCTTTGCTTTCTGGGATCATTGGGAAGTCCCAACTCTGAAGTCACATCATTGAAGTTGAAATTTAaaacagtaagggttagggttagggtaagggtaggggttaatGTTAAGGTTTATGGTAGGAATGTCCCAAGGATACAGGATAGCACTGACCATACCAAATTGCCCATGTCACGCTGCTGCTCCAGCGACCTCCCCTAGTGCTCTGGACGGATTTGGGGGGAAAGACCGGAACAAAATGGCCGGCTCTACCATGGCAGTTTGGAGCCTCACTGAGCTGTGCCGCAAATCCCAGGTCAGGGAGTGGAAAAACACAGTCATGTTATGGCTGTGACAACAAACCGACTGCACAGTTACATATGGTGGATCAGGGTTAGATTTCGGTCATTGCAGAATTGATCTATCCAAGTCTGGTCATTGTCTCAGGAAAACCCACTGCTTAAGGTTGATCGGATGGATTGACTGAGCTGACTAAAggtctttccttccttccttccttccttccttccttccttccttccttccttccttccttccttccttccttccttccttccttccttccttccttccttccttccttccttccttccttccttccttccttccacaaATGCTTTCTATGGAACATATCTGTTCCTCATTTATAGCTGCTTCTTTTTATAATGTCTGCAGTTTCTAACTTTCACGGGCTGGAAACTGCAATAAAATATACCATTTCCTAAAGAATCCAGAGGGAAACAAAGAAGTATGATCAAAACAATTCTGAGTACTcacacacatggagagagagcgagtatgtgagagagagcgagtgtgtgtgagagagagagacctcagaATGCTCTTCCATGTTTCATTGCCACTAACACATACTTAATTTGCTTTATCATCTttacaacaaatacaatatactGACCCTCCATCTTTTGTCACAGATATGTCTACTTTCAATATTAAGATATGCATTGCATGCAATTCAAGTAACAGCAGTGACAAGTAAGAAAAATGGTCTTGATTGGTTAACTGATATGAGCAATTGTAACGACAATCTCAGCAATGCATGTGTTGTTTCCCTTTCCCTATAGGGGCACAATTGGAGTTTGGTACTTCAGCATCATGGGTTGCAAAACAAGATCCATGCATTGTGTCTTGCGGTGTGTGTGCTTCATGCTCCTTCACTTGTCTTGTACAGCACAAGATGAGGACATGAGATTCAGTAAGAGTGCTTCTCTCTTCATCGTTATGTGTGACACATTTCCATTGCATGGTGTCCGTTATCTCTCAGGTTTACTataaaaaacagaatggatgttCAGGAAAGCTCTCTATGAACCGTATTGGTAAAGGCCATTCGTTTAGAAGAAGTGAATACTCAGCATTAATGTTTTGTCTCAAGGCTGTGTACCACCACTCATGTGTCTCATGTCTCTTACAGGTTGTAAGACTGTTGCAAGTGATCTGGTCTTTATCCTAGACGGCTCATGGAGTGTAGCTGATGTGAACTTTGAACTAGTCAAGCGATGGCTAGTCAACATTACCACAAGCTTTAACATCGGACAGAAGTTCTCCCAGATTGGAGTGGTCCAATACAGTGATGATCCAATCATAAATATTCCACTAGGGAAGCACCTTCATATCAAGGATCTCATTAGAGCCATGGAATCCATTGACTACATGGGAGGAAATACAAGGACTGGGACGGCCATACAGTTTGCTAGCGACAAACTGTTTAACCTGTCTGAGAGAGGCCCAAAGGGCGTTGCTAGAATCGCTGTGGTCCTAACAGACGGGAAGTCACAAGATGAGGTGAAAGCTGCAGCAGAGGCAGCCAGGAGAAGAGGAATAATCATCTTTGCCATTGGTGTGGGATCTGAGACAGAAGAGGCAGAGTTGAATGCTATTGGAAACAAGCCTTCCTccaactacgtgttttatgttgaTGACTATAAAGCTATTTCCAAGATCCGTGAGACCATAAGGCAGAAATTGTGTGAAGGTAGGCATTGCTGTGATGACAAAATGGGGACAGTCATAAGCCCTATCCCTCAGCTTTATAACAAACCAAGTGGGGcaatcatttttgttgttgttcgtTAAAATTAAGGAGAGGGCCTTTAAGGACTCTTTGGTTCATTTAACATGTTTGCACATTGCCAAACATTGAAGCTCTTCAAAACCAAGAACTGTCTTGAAATCAAATTTTTTCTAAAGATCTAATGATTGTTAATGTAAATGTTTTCTAAAGCTGATGACTATGGATGACGAGCCAAACTGTGCCTAGAGAGTAATGTCAATGTGATGTTAGTGCTTCAGGTGACCCAATATCTGGGCAAAGGAGAGGATGATATGATGTGATCTGCTCTCTGCCCAAGGCCTAAATAAAAATGaacaagcaacaacaacaaaacagctAGCTATTGCTTTTTGACCGGAAGAGGCACCTTCTGGTAAGAAACAATACATAATGATTTTTTTTGTTTGCTTGTAGATTTTTATTGCGATATTTTTTGAAGGAATATACATGGCGTAACGGCAGTAAATTACAATAGTTGCTGGCAGCGCAGGCATATTTGGTTAGTAATCCTGAATTTTGACGCTTGCAGAGCTGGTGAATGGTAGCTTGAATGGTAGAGGTTTGTGCAGAGAGGCGATCTCGTCACATTCATCATCTCCTTTGCCCAGATACTGGTTCATGCTTCAGAGTGAAGTGAAGGTTAGTGAAGCTATTTAAAACAAAATGGTTTCATCAAGAACAAGAGCAGAAACAACTCCCAGAACCAAGCATAAAACAATAGTTAGGAAAATCAGACCTATTTGAGTGGTTGTATCCACTTAAAAACAATAAGGATGCCTGATCCCATGTAAATGAATAGCCTACTGTAATAATTAACATGCGTGATTAAGGGGTGGGTGTAATGGTCAAATGCTGTCTGGTTTTCACAATGGGAGGGGTGTTCTTTAGACAGCCTTTCCAATGCCTTTTACAACAGATTATCTGACACTTCAGTTTCTAGGTCAAATTAAATGGATTTAACTCAAAATGAACATGCAGCCCAACCAGAAAAAAAGGATGGTGGTATGAAAGTGTGCTTGTGATGTTCAACCAGTCACACAAAAATACGTACTCTGCTGTGTTCTaaattctctcattctctttatTTCAGAGACTGTTTGTCCAAGCAGTATCTCAGTCGATAACGGTGATGTGAAGGGCTTCGATATTCTACAGTATCTTAATTTGGCCAAAAAGGTCAAAAAAACTCAAGGGTCTTTCTATGGCTCCAAAGCCTTCCAGGTGACATCTCGCGTTGACCTGAGTGAAAGCACGACGTAAGCTTTAAACACCATGCCATGTCCAGTGGCGTAGCACAGTTTCACTGGGCCCTCTGTTTTTCATGTGGGCAGAGAGAAAAAATGTGCAGatttatagctaatctcatgctattttacacattttggcTATgaggtatatatattttttgctattTTATAGCTCAGGGATTCTTGAAAGACAGGACAATCTCAACTTTCTTTCCACAAATATTTGTcttaataaaaatacaaataaaaatgaaacatatattttgattgacCAAAGAATCAGCTACAGTATAACAGCATGTAAAGGAACAACCTCCAATTTCTATATGTTTTCATAAAATGCAACTAACTGGATTCCTGCCAACCCCATCAGACACCAtaaaatgcattttatttttacaattattATCGAACAAGTGTTTAAAGGCctatataaaaaaaacatattttatataatATTGAATTAGACCTTTATTGctacagcccatagaaacacattgaactaCACATTAATAAAtggcaaaaaaaataaataataaggaACAAGGTTTTGAATGAGAAAACTTAGACCCATGTTTGGTCACGTTATTTTTGGCACATTTTACCTATACATTTTTTGCAGCTTGGTACTGGATTACCTTCAGACAACTTCCCTGAAGCTTATTAGTTTGTAACTCACACTGTTTGGGTTTTACAGACAGATTTGTTGTGAATGTCTTGTCTGGATTCTCTCATGTGTATAAAAAGGCCACTTTCAAAAGCCCCGTTGTATGGATTAAGTGAAAACTTTATATATCCGGAAAGAGGGGATTGAGCTGCAGCCAATACAATAAATTGTACTGTATGTCTCTAACTTAAACACACAGGGAGCTACTATATCCAAAATGACATCACcttgtgggtgtgggtgtgtcaaTCAAATCTAGGGGGTTTTAAAGTCAGAGTTGGCTATTTCATGAAAGATAATTTTCTAGTTAATAACCATCATTGccagttttttaaattttaaacacttttttggaaAGTTTGAAATTGGGTTCCTTTGCTCCGGACAAAGGCATTTTGAAAGTTTAGAGAATTCCTAAAACAAATCTTTCTAAGATTCTCATGAATGTACATTTTAGGGCTCAAATAAAAATAACACAACAAAATCATATTTTTTAACTATAAAAATTTCCCTGTCAGACAACAATTGTCCTGACTTTCAAGAATCTCTGAGCTAATTTCCTGACATTCTACATATTGCTGAGAGAAAAATGTTGTAGTTATAAAGCTAATTTCCTATAATTCTGAACATTTCTTTCATGGTATGATGCTTTTTTGGGGGGCTGGGGGACCCCAAATCTcgttgatcccccccccccccgtacctCAGTATGTGCAACACCAGTGGCTGTgtcaatattttattttttattttttattaaccaTCCCTTAACCACAaatgtctttatttatttattgtatttatttttaaagcctttctgctacatatacactaccgttgAAAGGTTTGGGgttaatggaatatctatataggtgtacagaggcccattatcagcaaccatcactcatgtgttccaatggcatgttgtgttagctaatccatgttcatcattttaaaaggctaattgatcattagaaaacccttttacaattatgttaacacagctgaaaactgtcgtactgattaaagaagcaataaaagtggccttctttagacaagttgagtatctggagcatcagcatttgtggtttcgattacaggctcaaaatggccagaaacaaataatttcttctgaaactcgtcagtctattcttgttctgagaaatgaaggctattccatgtgagaatcgagcatagaagtagtttagctcgtctggtaggcttgtgtcactgggcagctctcggctgtgcttccctttgtagtctgtaatggtttgtagGCCCTGCcccatccgacgagcgtcagagccggtgtagtacgattcgaccttagccctgtattgacgctttgccggTTTGATGGTTccttggagggcatagcgggatttcttataagcttccgggttagagtcccgctccttgaatgcggcagctcttgcctttagctcagtgtagATGCTGCctctaatccatggcttctggttggggtgtgTAAGTACagccactgtggggacgacatcatcaatgcacttattgaagaagccaatgactgatcagaggaggaatcccggaactaattccagtctgtgctagcaaaacagtcctgttgcttagcatctgcttcctctgaccacttttttttattgatctagtcactggtgcttcctgctttaatttttgcttggtATCAGGAGTCAGGAGGATAAaactatggtcagatttgccaaatggagagtgagggagagctttgtatgcgtctctgtgtgtggagtataggtggtccagagttattttccctgtggttgcacatttaacatgctgatagaaatttggtaaaatggatttaaggttccctgcattaaagtccccagtaactaggagcgccacctctgggtgagcgtttgcttgttttcttatggcggaatatagctcattcaatgctgtcttagtgccagcctctgactgtggtgatatgtaaacagctacaatgAATACAGATGACAACTATCTCAGTAAAAGTAgtttggtctacagcttatcatgagatactctacctaaggcgagcaatagctcgagacttccttagatatcgtgcaccagctgttgtttacaaaaatacatggaccgccgccccttgtcttaccagacgccactgttttatcctgccggtacatcgtataaccagccagctgtatgttgatgttgtagtcgttcagccacgactccgtgaaacacaagatgttacagtttttaatgtcctgttggtggTTTAATCTTCCTCGTAACTCGTCGAgtttattctccaaagattgcactTTGCCACCAGAATggagggaagtgggggtttattcgatcgcctatgaATTCTTAGAAGGCAGCCTGACCTTCACCCCCTCTTTTtccgcctcctcttcacgcagatcaTGGGATCGGGCCTGTTCTTGAGGAAGCAGTGTATCCTTCGTGTTGGGCTCATCATAGTTGTGAAAGGAAAAAGAGGGTTCTGCTAGTCCGTCGTGAGTAaccgcagtcctgatgtctagaagttattttcgctcataagagacggtagtggcaacattatgtacaaaaaaagattttaaaaagtTACAAATAACACAAATAAACATCTGCCATcctacttacttacttacttattgcttcttcaatcagtacaacagttttcagctgtgctaacataattgcaaaatgggtttattttatctttatttaagtaggcaggtcagttaagaacaaattcttattttcaatgacggcctaggaacagtgggttaactgcctgttcaggggcagaaggacagatttgtatcttgtcagcttggggatttgaacttgcaacctttcggttattagtctGACattctacccactaggctaccctgccacaccaatttaaaattataaacttggattagctaacacaacatgccattggaacacaggagtgatggttgctgataatggacctctgtacatATTCCTttagccgtttccagctacaatagtaatttacaacattaacaatgtctacactgtatttctgatcaatttgatgttcttTTAATAGTCaaaattagcttttctttcaaaaataaggaaatgtctaagtgaccccaaactttgaatggtagtgtacatacattttataaatacatttttgtaTACATTTTGCATACACATTTTACATGCACATTTAacatacatggtacttttatataaagcattcacataacaataatacaataCCAAACATAAgatctttaatcccaaccctcagcccatcccacctatcatcatagacctcagctctttaatcccacccctcagcccatcccacctatcaccatagacctcagccctttaatcccaaccctcagcccatcccacctatcaccatagacctcagctctttaatcccaaacctcagccactctcagcctatCCCACCTATCACCGTAGACCACCCTTGTTTAGTTTCCATGTGCCATATGTTTTTCAATTGTGCTGTGATTTTTTAcatcattttttaaacatttctaaTCGTGTagtatccacagattgtgagGTAAAGATGGTAACCTTTCCTACGAGTGTCACTGTTGCCATGTCTACTTTATCACTCTGGTTTCATAGTGATGTGATTGACTGGTTGTTTCATGGTGATGTGATTGACTGGTTGTTTAATTTTGGCCCACAGGAACTTGTTTCCAGACGGCCTGCCTCCGTCCTACGTCTTTGTGTCCACACTGAGGTACAAGGGGTCTCTGCTCAGGGAAGAGTGGGACTTATGGAGGGTACAGACCAACAACGGGAAACCACAAATGGCTGTCACACTTAACGGATTTGAACGCAATGTCAAGTTCACTACAACCAGTGTAGCACCGGGTGATACTCAGACAGTGGTCTTCCAACAAGAGCCTTCCAAGGTACCGCAACACCATGAGTCTTCCAAACCACCAAAACAGACACATGACATGATAGTACTTTACAGATGTTGGATCTTTATTTGACCTCTGTTTATTGGTACTCTTTTTattctatcctgattgcctagtcacttttacccctacctacagtaccagtcaaaggtttggatacacctactcattcaagggtttttctttatttttactattttctagtaatagtgaatacatcaaaagtatgaaataacacatgaaatcatgtagtaaccagaaaatgtgttaaacaaattaaaatagattttatatttgagattcttcgaagatgacagctttgcatcaaggcaaagaaaaccccttgaatgagtatagtcacagcaaaataatactgcagcaacaggatttcaACGTTTaatccataatgttgcttgagcGGTGGTTAGGCTTTTAGAGGGTCAAAATGAGGCTACTTGTAAAGTGGgatactgttactataaccatctgTTAGTGCAGGTTTTCAATTCATTTTTGTAAATCACAAAGCTTATGTGCATTTCCTGTGAAACAGtgaaattctcagcaacaaaagagtgattaAGATGATAAATCTGTACCGAGCCCCAACAAATGTAAAATCATGATCTGTTTGTGGCATTTATAAAACATCAAATTTGAAAAAGAGAAACAAAAATAGTCTGGCTAAGTCATTAATTCATTTCTCTCCAGAACTGGCAATCATCATGAAAATCTCTGAGGCAGAtgtacagtctctacagtccatgAAACACAGAGAGTCCTCATAAAACAGTGATAGGGTTTATTACTACACACACTAATGATATGACAACAAGCTACATTATATTCCGAAGAAGCATTTTCGGGAAAATAACTAGCTTTCTAAGGCCTAGGATGTGGGGGGATTGAAGACTGTGACATTTGAGGAGAATGGGATGTAgtgaattgaaggaatgattcATTATGGTTAGATAATAACTTCTTGGAGATCAGTCACCTTATCAGACTATTTCAAATAATCCAACGGTTTCCTACTGGCCTTGTGCTAGCCGAGGCCTACTTTACAATGGCTTCTTGACATGCCTAAGTTAAATGTCATGGTCTGCCTTTAGacaggcagaccaattctgaTATTGTTTTCACTAattgttcttttgaccaatcagatcagctctaaaAGTTATCtgatataaaaaatatctgattatattggtcaaaataccaattagttcAAAAATATCTGTATTGAGGTGCCTGTCTAAACTTAGCCTTTGATTTCTTACGTTTTGACCATATGGATTAGTGATTTTAACAAAAACGAAAATAAACTGATCTTCTAAATCTGAGGCTGTCTTTATTCTTTGTTTCTCCATTGTTCTTTCTATCAGTGTTTTGTGATTGCCCAACAATTTCATATCCATTGCACTCTCTAGTGGGCAGGTTGCTACATTCTCCTTGACCTTGTTGACCTTTGTATATATAATCATTCCTTATCCTCTTTTCTTGTCAAATAGAAACTATTTGATGAGAACTGGCACCAGCTTCGCCTACTGGTCACTGAGCAGGATGTTACCCTGTATGTTGATGACCTGGAAATTGAAACCATTCCATTGGAACCTCCTGTTGGTATCTTCATTAATGGGAAGACCCAGATCGGAAAGTATGTCAGCAAAGAGACGACTGTACCAGTAAGTATCCGGAGACAACATTTTCACAACCAGTAACGTGCATTTGTGCTTCTTTGAGCAAGACAACTGTCGTTTACAGATTTGCACAAcaaatttgagccagtttgctacaacaAGAAAATAATCCTtctgcaacaggaaatgtgaattacaATTAATTACAATTAAAGGGCATTTTTTAGGGGTTGATTAATTTTTTGCAAGGGAAATTACACAttttagaagccttttaaaacaTAAAATACACCACAAGTTTGCAAAGTTCTCCTTCAACATTGTGATCGAATTAACATCCTACATCGGTACATTGGATCGCATTTAAGCGGCTATTGGTCTAACTGTTTAACAGTAGGATGTGAAGAGTCAATATTCTGCATTTTCCTCTAAAACATACTGACCTCAGTGGATTAGAAAATCTTGCCACGAAGAACCTCTCTGCCCTCTACGTCTTATTTAGTCTTTGCTTTATTAGGCCATGTTGATACTTGGTGTGCTGTGCCAAACATCCTCAACCTGCAATCAATCATAATGATGTGTGTTAAAATGAACAACTTTTGGCCAAGCTAATTTGAGACATGCAACCAGAATGTTGCTGGATTTGTTTTCAACCCATAAAACTTGAAAATGACCTGCAAGTAAATCCTTACAAGTTATGGTAAATGAAGGTGTCACTTAAGTCTAGAGAAATAACTTCCTGGTATGGTGATGAGAGGGACTTATTACTGTTCATGAATCGTTATAAAACTCTTATCAAGATAAAGTAGCCACTTGTTAGTGTTGAAATGCTTTTCCCCCGACCGTATGATAATTCCTTTATCTTTAACAGTTTGAGATTATGAAACTCAGGATCTACTGCGACCCCGAGCAGAACAACCGTGAGACTGCCTGTGAAATACCTGGAGTTGTGAGTACAACCAACTTTTGGATGTGTCCTTGTAATTAATGTGGCACATTAAAACCAAACCACATTTTTTTAAGGGATCACATATTTTCCTGTTTGTGATCACAATGCACCACTATACTgtataccaccataccaccaacATGACTTAGTATCGGGGAAAATCCATTCAATGTTCATCTTGAAATCTGTTGAAATTTGTCAAAAAACATTAcctttttctttcttctttctcctctttcagTTGTGCATTGAATCATATGGTACTAGGAATATGATTCACGATATATGACCCGTGTTTTATAGATTATTACACATATCACTTGTTTGACCTTATCCTGCTTTCTATTGTGCTGTGGTG
This genomic window from Oncorhynchus gorbuscha isolate QuinsamMale2020 ecotype Even-year linkage group LG07, OgorEven_v1.0, whole genome shotgun sequence contains:
- the col21a1 gene encoding collagen alpha-1(XXI) chain isoform X3 produces the protein MGCKTRSMHCVLRCVCFMLLHLSCTAQDEDMRFSCKTVASDLVFILDGSWSVADVNFELVKRWLVNITTSFNIGQKFSQIGVVQYSDDPIINIPLGKHLHIKDLIRAMESIDYMGGNTRTGTAIQFASDKLFNLSERGPKGVARIAVVLTDGKSQDEVKAAAEAARRRGIIIFAIGVGSETEEAELNAIGNKPSSNYVFYVDDYKAISKIRETIRQKLCEETVCPSSISVDNGDVKGFDILQYLNLAKKVKKTQGSFYGSKAFQVTSRVDLSESTTNLFPDGLPPSYVFVSTLRYKGSLLREEWDLWRVQTNNGKPQMAVTLNGFERNVKFTTTSVAPGDTQTVVFQQEPSKKLFDENWHQLRLLVTEQDVTLYVDDLEIETIPLEPPVGIFINGKTQIGKYVSKETTVPFEIMKLRIYCDPEQNNRETACEIPGVDGECANGPGDIDVDPTPEPCTCPPGPPGLQGMKGEAGTTGNPGQAGPAGADGKPGVPGNRGIPGPQGPTGTEGRRGVDGNKGEQGRPGDSGERGVPGLPGPLGQAGEKGSVGLSGGSGLAGKDGLVGEKGARGFAGPAGHPGVPGLPGSDGKNGVPGQIGQKGEVGAAGIPGLDGREGHPGMPGGPGNEGQSGTKGEDGLPGPKGAKGSIGQSGDNGLPGEPGSSGQPGPKGSKGESGLPGQPGVPGQEGKSGDHGGAGQPGHPGMPGLTGPKGQRGDAGERGGEGLRGEKGDIGIPGNHGSNGSSGQKGEPERDNRRPRSEGTGRSPRPARTIWADRPAWASRTKRGRWPSWATWTRGETWKGDVQANNSGNMQRGT